The following are from one region of the Alicyclobacillus fastidiosus genome:
- a CDS encoding YheC/YheD family protein — protein MAGSAGFIGVATTALPKRRSIGERRITRPSMQYIRLAENAFARGVTLYLFHPHQVDWGKGKVRAWMPENLARPRGNWIVKMERLPDVVYENVYVHLAMQGYTSELRKAMRMRKIPLYNPVLPGKWRMVEVLRANNMSDFTPQTEHLRSAKQAIERLNQWNVVYVKPIGGYGGMDVARVERLGAGRYRVGTDRTKSQTAHVRMTMTEAELRKWIGTRLRKPQIIQRGLRLISVGGRKVDFRVVLHRDGAGEWQLIGIVPKMAARDGVVTNIIAGGERTDVEQLSALAEREGKRLPLAELERKAKQIAGILSKRYPTMGLVGFDMAVEEDLTVSMIEMNPKPARSLLSKAMLERLAKHTVGFATYLAKRRTNLSSLASSGAMADEVSQLL, from the coding sequence GTGGCAGGTTCGGCAGGATTTATCGGTGTAGCAACAACCGCTTTGCCAAAAAGGCGATCGATTGGGGAAAGGCGGATCACCCGCCCGTCGATGCAGTATATTCGGCTAGCGGAGAACGCATTCGCCCGCGGTGTGACACTGTATTTGTTTCATCCTCATCAGGTCGACTGGGGAAAGGGGAAAGTTCGTGCGTGGATGCCAGAAAATCTGGCTCGTCCACGAGGAAACTGGATCGTCAAAATGGAGCGGTTGCCAGACGTCGTCTACGAGAACGTCTACGTCCATCTCGCTATGCAAGGGTACACGAGCGAACTGCGAAAAGCGATGAGAATGCGTAAGATCCCGCTGTACAATCCGGTGCTGCCTGGGAAATGGCGAATGGTCGAGGTGTTGCGAGCAAACAACATGTCGGACTTCACGCCGCAAACTGAACACCTTCGGAGTGCGAAACAGGCCATCGAGCGACTCAATCAGTGGAACGTCGTCTACGTCAAGCCGATCGGAGGTTACGGAGGTATGGACGTCGCCCGCGTGGAGCGCCTGGGAGCAGGCCGCTACCGAGTGGGTACGGACAGGACGAAATCCCAGACCGCACACGTGCGGATGACGATGACGGAAGCGGAACTGCGCAAGTGGATCGGAACGCGCCTGCGCAAACCCCAGATTATCCAACGCGGGCTCCGCCTCATCTCGGTGGGTGGGCGCAAGGTCGATTTTCGCGTTGTCCTGCATCGGGATGGTGCTGGGGAATGGCAACTGATCGGAATTGTGCCGAAGATGGCGGCAAGGGATGGCGTCGTGACGAACATCATCGCAGGCGGTGAGCGAACCGACGTCGAGCAGCTCAGCGCTCTCGCCGAGCGCGAAGGCAAGCGACTCCCGTTGGCGGAGCTCGAGCGCAAGGCGAAGCAAATCGCCGGCATCCTGTCGAAGCGCTATCCGACAATGGGGCTTGTCGGCTTCGATATGGCGGTCGAGGAAGATTTGACGGTGTCGATGATCGAAATGAATCCCAAGCCAGCGCGGTCGCTTCTGTCGAAGGCGATGTTGGAGCGCCTCGCCAAACACACGGTGGGTTTCGCGACGTACTTGGCGAAGCGTCGTACGAATCTGTCGTCGCTCGCGTCGAGTGGCGCGATGGCGGACGAGGTTTCACAGTTACTGTAA